One Nicotiana sylvestris chromosome 12, ASM39365v2, whole genome shotgun sequence genomic window carries:
- the LOC138883459 gene encoding uncharacterized protein, which yields MGSLTHVEAEKRQLTREIRQLACLGVWLVDSGNGGVVLQNTAKSSLIAEVKERQYEDPELVKLRERVPQQKKLLLVLKGDGVLRYRGRLCVLDIAGLRDMIMSEAHNSWYSIHPGSTKIYHDIKDVYWWNDMKKNIAEYVAQCPSYQ from the coding sequence ATGGGCAGCTTAACACATGTAGAGGCTGAGAAAAGACAATTAACAAGAGAGATTCGTCAATTGGCTTGTTTGGGAGTTTGGTTAGTAGACTCTGGCAATggaggagttgtactccaaaatactgcaaaatcatctctcatagctgaGGTAAAGGAGAGGCAATACGAGGATCCAGAGTTAGTCAAGTTGAGAGAGCGGGTTCCACAACAGAAGAAGCTGTTGTTAGTACTCAAaggagatggggttctcagatacaGGGGTCGTTTGTGTGTTCTAGATATAGCAGGGCTACGAGACATgattatgtcagaggcacataattcatggtattccattcaccctgggtcgacaaagatatatcatgacattaaggatgtgtattggtggaacgatatgaaaaAGAACATTGCTGAGTATGTCGCTCAATGTCCTAGTTACCAGTAG